In one window of Fervidobacterium thailandense DNA:
- a CDS encoding Na+/H+ antiporter NhaC family protein: MEHLGILSLLPPVLIIFLALVTKEVIFSLFTGIFFGYLLISNWNPLIAMIKLTDGIATVLSDSWNIRIILFTTLLAAMVGLFQATGAAKAFGSWMARKVKSRVGTLIVTWLFGIFIFFDDYFNCLTIGTVMRPVTDEQKISRAKLAYIIDSTTAPMAILAPVSTWVVTIMSVIKNSEGFSKLSMSEFIFFLLVIPINLYAILAILMVFMTIIRGDWGPMKESESWALSDKGLFNPKYGQPIGQISEEMSHKAKPFDMVVPLVVFVTLAILFFPITAYLDAIDGEKVKTFWEATKTMTFWEAFVNTDSSKAFSYAAVFSIVFTSLYFMLRRVLTIQEVGNGIIIGIKSLVPALVILSLAWTVGNMIKNPVEEGGLGLAKYLSHVVSSGHFPAWLLPFIAFLISSAISFSTGTSWGTFTIMIPIVMPIAVTLAEKFGINSVNLATISIGAVLGGSVFGDHCSPISDTTILSSTGAGCPHIEHVVTQIPYAVFVMVVSAIGYLVAGITTNVVIGLVTATITFFVGYELVLRYTRKFAK, encoded by the coding sequence ATGGAACATCTTGGCATACTCAGCTTGCTTCCACCAGTTTTAATCATCTTCCTTGCCCTCGTCACAAAAGAGGTTATTTTCTCACTCTTCACCGGGATCTTCTTCGGCTACCTCCTCATCAGCAACTGGAACCCCCTGATTGCAATGATAAAACTCACCGACGGAATAGCAACCGTGCTTAGCGATAGCTGGAACATACGGATTATCCTCTTCACCACGTTGCTCGCGGCGATGGTTGGACTTTTCCAGGCCACGGGGGCCGCGAAAGCCTTCGGAAGCTGGATGGCGCGTAAGGTAAAGTCAAGGGTCGGTACACTGATCGTGACATGGTTGTTCGGCATATTCATCTTCTTTGACGATTATTTCAACTGCTTGACCATCGGTACGGTTATGAGACCCGTCACGGACGAACAGAAGATTTCAAGAGCAAAGCTCGCTTACATCATAGATTCCACAACAGCTCCAATGGCGATACTTGCCCCTGTTTCAACGTGGGTAGTGACGATAATGAGCGTCATAAAGAACTCCGAAGGATTTTCAAAACTGAGTATGAGTGAGTTCATCTTCTTCCTCCTGGTAATTCCAATAAACCTTTACGCAATACTCGCTATATTGATGGTCTTCATGACGATTATCAGAGGCGATTGGGGCCCAATGAAGGAAAGTGAATCGTGGGCTCTATCCGATAAAGGCCTTTTCAATCCAAAATACGGTCAGCCGATAGGTCAGATTTCAGAAGAGATGAGCCACAAAGCCAAACCATTTGACATGGTTGTTCCTTTGGTCGTCTTTGTGACGTTGGCCATCCTCTTCTTCCCGATAACAGCTTACCTTGACGCAATTGACGGTGAAAAAGTTAAAACCTTCTGGGAAGCCACGAAAACAATGACTTTCTGGGAGGCATTTGTGAACACGGATTCTTCGAAAGCTTTCTCGTACGCAGCGGTATTCTCGATAGTTTTTACTTCGCTATACTTTATGCTTAGGCGCGTACTCACAATTCAAGAAGTCGGTAACGGCATCATCATTGGTATAAAATCGTTGGTGCCGGCCCTTGTAATCCTCAGTTTAGCCTGGACTGTTGGCAACATGATAAAGAACCCCGTTGAAGAGGGTGGTTTGGGCCTCGCAAAGTACCTATCCCACGTCGTATCATCTGGACATTTCCCAGCTTGGCTCTTGCCGTTTATCGCTTTCTTAATATCGTCAGCCATATCGTTCTCCACCGGAACAAGTTGGGGAACGTTCACGATAATGATACCCATCGTAATGCCGATCGCGGTTACACTTGCCGAAAAATTTGGGATTAACTCGGTAAACCTTGCAACGATATCGATCGGGGCCGTCCTCGGTGGTTCCGTTTTCGGTGATCATTGCTCTCCCATATCGGACACTACTATCCTTTCATCCACGGGAGCCGGATGTCCGCACATCGAACACGTTGTCACCCAGATTCCTTACGCTGTCTTCGTAATGGTGGTGTCTGCAATCGGTTATCTTGTAGCCGGGATCACAACGAACGTAGTTATCGGGTTAGTAACCGCAACAATAACCTTTTTCGTTGGATATGAGCTTGTCTTGAGGTACACAAGGAAATTTGCAAAGTAA
- a CDS encoding glycoside hydrolase family 65 protein, whose protein sequence is MWIVERKNYIQDENYVYETLFTLANGTFSLRGVEEFSNYKMPGTYVAGIYDKHDAQVTELVNLPDPLGINIYIDGEPLVLDRCTIKSYSRLLDMKNGVLNSATVLELKSGKMIQLDSQRFVSRSSLNRFGVIYKFTPLNFSGKIFVESFIDNSTYNGKLDPANKIQHYTVLNAGEMIPGLFSLVKTHDKGHLIAIRTALKGYGSNGENVLKFRKYRLIGDNPSEIYTIFVKEGETYTIEKYGTVFTSRHSPDPLRDADAGMAAYFALGVEQELKKHVEIVNQVWERMDVQIEGDDIAQLGIRFNLFHLYQCASDDPTVSIGARGLHGEGYKGHVFWDTEIFMFPFFLYTLPEYAKNLLLYRYNTLPGARKNAHQNGFNGAQFPWESADDGTEVTPKWGEDYLGNPVRIWTGDEEYHINADIAVALVHYHIVTGDDEFMRDYGAEMLFEIGRFWASRVEYNERYDRYEINRVIGPDEFHEHVNNNVYTNYLAKWNLLKSQEYYYWLKERYPDKFEALKYHLGLTDEEVESWKHVAEKIYIPKKEGELLIEQFEGYFQLEEHEITEWNENGLPKWPKTVDLTRLGETKLIKQPDVVMLMLVLPEEFTKDEMKVNYEYYEKRTMHKSSLSPSMYSIMGLKVGDTHNAYRYFLKTVLVDLEDNQGNTNNGFHAASAGGAWQCIVNGFGGMTLEKSGELNFEPWLPEHWKSLSFRINFRGKPLKVTMTKERLCIETEAEVPVKIKGNRVNLQRGENCFEILG, encoded by the coding sequence ATGTGGATAGTTGAGCGCAAGAATTACATTCAAGACGAGAATTACGTTTACGAAACGCTGTTTACCTTGGCAAACGGTACGTTCAGCCTCAGAGGTGTTGAAGAATTCTCGAATTACAAAATGCCAGGCACTTACGTTGCTGGCATTTACGATAAACACGACGCCCAGGTGACCGAGTTGGTGAATCTGCCGGATCCACTTGGCATAAACATTTACATCGATGGTGAACCGCTGGTTTTGGACAGGTGTACAATCAAGTCGTACTCACGCTTACTGGATATGAAGAATGGGGTGCTTAACTCCGCGACTGTTCTTGAATTAAAGTCCGGGAAAATGATCCAATTAGATTCACAAAGGTTCGTCAGTAGAAGCAGTTTGAACAGATTCGGAGTAATTTACAAATTCACACCGCTCAATTTCTCCGGGAAGATATTTGTCGAGAGTTTCATAGACAACTCCACGTACAACGGAAAACTTGATCCCGCCAACAAGATCCAACATTATACCGTACTCAATGCTGGGGAGATGATACCGGGATTATTCTCGTTGGTGAAAACTCACGACAAGGGGCACTTGATAGCGATCAGGACGGCACTGAAAGGTTATGGTTCTAACGGTGAAAACGTCCTGAAATTCAGGAAGTACAGACTCATTGGGGACAATCCTTCCGAAATTTACACCATCTTTGTCAAGGAAGGCGAGACGTACACTATCGAGAAGTACGGTACGGTATTTACCTCAAGACACTCACCGGATCCTTTAAGGGACGCGGACGCAGGTATGGCGGCTTATTTTGCCTTGGGTGTGGAGCAAGAGTTAAAAAAACACGTTGAAATTGTAAACCAAGTCTGGGAACGTATGGATGTTCAGATAGAAGGTGACGACATCGCGCAGCTGGGTATCAGGTTCAACCTCTTCCACCTCTACCAGTGTGCCAGCGATGATCCCACTGTCAGCATCGGTGCGCGCGGGCTACATGGTGAAGGTTACAAAGGTCACGTGTTCTGGGATACTGAGATATTTATGTTCCCGTTCTTCTTATACACACTCCCGGAGTACGCGAAAAATCTTTTGCTGTACAGGTACAACACGTTACCTGGTGCGAGGAAGAACGCACATCAAAATGGGTTTAATGGTGCGCAATTTCCTTGGGAGTCAGCCGACGATGGAACGGAAGTAACTCCAAAGTGGGGAGAAGATTACCTTGGAAATCCGGTTCGCATCTGGACTGGAGATGAGGAGTACCACATAAACGCGGATATCGCTGTGGCACTGGTTCATTACCATATTGTCACCGGTGATGATGAATTCATGAGAGATTACGGAGCGGAGATGCTTTTTGAAATAGGTCGCTTCTGGGCCTCGCGCGTAGAATACAACGAAAGATACGATAGGTACGAGATCAACCGTGTTATCGGTCCGGATGAATTCCACGAGCACGTGAACAACAACGTTTACACGAACTATCTTGCCAAGTGGAATCTCCTGAAATCCCAAGAGTATTATTATTGGCTGAAGGAAAGGTATCCCGATAAATTTGAGGCACTCAAGTACCATCTGGGATTAACCGACGAGGAAGTTGAGTCTTGGAAGCATGTTGCTGAAAAGATTTACATTCCGAAAAAGGAAGGCGAATTATTGATTGAGCAGTTTGAAGGATACTTCCAGCTCGAAGAACACGAGATTACCGAGTGGAACGAAAATGGTTTACCCAAGTGGCCAAAAACAGTGGATCTGACAAGGCTTGGAGAAACGAAGTTGATTAAACAGCCAGACGTTGTTATGCTCATGCTCGTGTTACCGGAGGAATTTACGAAAGATGAGATGAAGGTCAACTACGAGTATTATGAAAAGAGAACCATGCACAAGTCATCACTCAGTCCATCGATGTACTCCATTATGGGATTGAAGGTCGGTGACACACACAACGCGTACCGTTATTTCTTGAAAACGGTGCTTGTTGATTTGGAGGACAACCAAGGTAACACAAACAACGGTTTCCACGCCGCCTCGGCCGGTGGTGCCTGGCAGTGCATTGTAAACGGTTTTGGTGGGATGACTTTGGAAAAGAGTGGAGAATTGAATTTTGAGCCCTGGTTGCCAGAGCACTGGAAATCACTCTCGTTCAGAATAAATTTCAGAGGAAAGCCATTGAAAGTAACGATGACGAAAGAAAGACTGTGTATCGAGACCGAGGCCGAGGTACCGGTGAAAATCAAGGGAAATCGCGTCAACCTCCAACGCGGAGAAAATTGCTTTGAAATCTTGGGTTGA
- the pgmB gene encoding beta-phosphoglucomutase: MRSKACIFDLDGVIVDTAKYHYLAWKRLAAELGFEFTEKDNERLKGVSRMESLEILLSIGGIRIDDESKKMALAEKKNNWYVEYISQMTEDEILPGVMDFLNLLKRNGVKIAIGSASKNTMLILERIGLKDFFDVIIDGTKITRAKPDPEVFLKAAEELNVAPEECTVFEDAIAGIEAAKRACMKVVGVGNRETLKDADRVIESFVGQDIELIEW; this comes from the coding sequence GTGCGTTCAAAAGCGTGTATTTTTGACCTTGATGGTGTCATTGTCGACACAGCTAAGTACCATTATCTTGCTTGGAAAAGGTTAGCTGCGGAGCTCGGGTTTGAATTCACGGAGAAGGATAACGAAAGGCTTAAGGGTGTGAGTCGAATGGAATCACTCGAAATTCTCCTTTCGATCGGTGGAATCAGAATAGACGATGAGAGCAAGAAGATGGCACTTGCCGAAAAAAAGAACAACTGGTACGTCGAATACATTAGTCAGATGACCGAAGACGAAATACTTCCCGGAGTTATGGACTTTCTGAATTTACTTAAGAGAAATGGTGTAAAGATAGCGATAGGTTCGGCAAGCAAGAATACGATGCTCATTCTGGAAAGAATAGGACTCAAAGACTTTTTTGATGTCATCATCGACGGTACCAAGATAACGAGGGCCAAGCCGGATCCGGAAGTCTTCCTCAAAGCTGCTGAGGAGTTGAACGTTGCTCCGGAGGAGTGCACCGTTTTTGAAGACGCGATCGCAGGTATTGAGGCTGCAAAGAGAGCTTGCATGAAAGTTGTTGGTGTAGGTAACAGAGAAACGTTGAAGGATGCGGACAGGGTGATTGAATCGTTCGTTGGTCAGGACATCGAACTGATCGAATGGTGA